Proteins from a genomic interval of Siniperca chuatsi isolate FFG_IHB_CAS linkage group LG10, ASM2008510v1, whole genome shotgun sequence:
- the foxp3b gene encoding forkhead box protein P2 isoform X9 has protein sequence MNLRAVLNPQEESQQKLYIHLIFSLSCLCSLPSSRELLDNWGSPGLNIIQMKQEEKNRSLVELVSTGDGGVAEMPETAGETVTCGEHQPQPQRDKIQQPPPPPPPPPPPPQTRNVVSPPASGRQCWSAMEGIRQKQQRPSVLRQVSQTASRRQHVERPQIKGLHQCFLPLVHPGNSAAVSICKEEVDAGHLPPSSSPHMGSSARQSHLFFPLRRDGPKQSSIEARLHDSLPEGASALFVRGLCRWPGCEAVSEDFPSFLKHLHSEHSHGDRSIAQWRVQQDLVQCMESQLILEKQKLLAMQLHLHLSEHKFTDLKAASEWPYSLPLFLPQPPGADGDRVQQWGVKQLEELSQHGYRAAGSVHLLPECSAAQPQPTQVFCARGGRKGSCVDGGRDGVPEEERPEVSQGLPCEVAQVVLPLLPGGAMNTSRWPTYRPA, from the exons ATGAATCTGAGAGCGGTCCTGAACCCGCAGGAGGAGTCGCAACAGAAACTGTATATACATCTTATCTTTTCTCTGAGCTGCCTCTGCTCTTTGCCTTCTTCTCGAGAATTACTGGATAACTGGGGATCTCCGGGCCTaaatattattcaaatgaaacaagaggaaaaaaaccGCTCTCTGGTTGAACTGGTCTCAACTGGTGATGGGGGGGTCGCAG AGATGCCAGAGACGGCCGGTGAGACTGTGACATGTGGAGAGCACCAACCTCAACCACAGCGTGACAAGATCCaacagcctcctcctcctcctcctcctcctcctcctcctcctcagaccaGGAATGTGGTGTCACCGCCCGCCTCAGGACGTCAG TGCTGGAGCGCTATGGAAGGCATTAGgcagaagcagcagaggccgtcGGTGCTGCGCCAGGTTTCCCAAACAGCCTCCAGGCGACAGCACG TCGAGCGTCCGCAGATCAAAGGCCTACATCAGTGCTTTCTTCCCCTAGTGCATCCAGGTAACAGTGCAGCCGTCTCCATTTGCAAGGAAGAGGTGGATGCAGGCCATCTTCCCCCGTCCTCTTCGCCACACATGGGCTCCTCTGCCAGGCAAAGCCATCTCTTCTTCCCCCTGAGGAGAGACGGCCCAAAGCAGAGCTCCATCGAGGCCCGGCTTCACGATAG CCTCCCCGAGGGCGCCAGTGCTCTGTTTGTGAGAGGCCTCTGCCGCTGGCCGGGCTGTGAAGCGGTGTCTGAAGATTTCCCTAGTTTCTTAAA GCATCTCCACTCTGAGCACAGTCATGGTGACAGAAGCATCGCCCAGTGGAGGGTCCAGCAAGACCTCGTTCAGTGCATGGAGAGTCAG CTCATCCTGGAAAAACAGAAACTCTTGGCGATGCAGCTTCATCTGCACCTCTCTGAACACAAATTCACTGATTTG AAGGCAGCGTCCGAGTGGCCGTACAGCCTTCCTCTGTTCCTGCCGCAGCCTCCGGGAGCAGACGGAGACAGAGTGCAGCAATGGGGCGTTAAACAGCTGGAGGAGTTGTCCCAACATGGCTACAGAGCTGCTGGCTCTGTCCACCTTCTGCCAG AATGCAGTGCGGCACAACCTCAGCCTACACAAGTGTTTTGTGCGCGtggagggaggaaagggagCTGTGTGGACGGTGGACGAGACGGAGTACCAGAGGAGGAAAGGCCAGAAGTATCACAG ggacTGCCCTGTGAAGTGGCTCAAGTCGTACTCCCATTACTGCCCGGAGGAGCCATGAACACCAGCCGGTGGCCTACATACAGACCTGCATGA
- the foxp3b gene encoding forkhead box protein P3 isoform X7: MNLRAVLNPQEESQQKLYIHLIFSLSCLCSLPSSRELLDNWGSPGLNIIQMKQEEKNRSLVELVSTGDGGVAEMPETAGETVTCGEHQPQPQRDKIQQPPPPPPPPPPPPQTRNVVSPPASGRQCWSAMEGIRQKQQRPSVLRQVSQTASRRQHVERPQIKGLHQCFLPLVHPGNSAAVSICKEEVDAGHLPPSSSPHMGSSARQSHLFFPLRRDGPKQSSIEARLHDSLPEGASALFVRGLCRWPGCEAVSEDFPSFLKHLHSEHSHGDRSIAQWRVQQDLVQCMESQKAASEWPYSLPLFLPQPPGADGDRVQQWGVKQLEELSQHGYRAAGSVHLLPDLVPSIECYKYNNIRPPYTYAYLIRWSILESPDKQRTLNEIYNWFTTMFFYFRHNTATWKNAVRHNLSLHKCFVRVEGGKGAVWTVDETEYQRRKGQKYHRDCPVKWLKSYSHYCPEEP, translated from the exons ATGAATCTGAGAGCGGTCCTGAACCCGCAGGAGGAGTCGCAACAGAAACTGTATATACATCTTATCTTTTCTCTGAGCTGCCTCTGCTCTTTGCCTTCTTCTCGAGAATTACTGGATAACTGGGGATCTCCGGGCCTaaatattattcaaatgaaacaagaggaaaaaaaccGCTCTCTGGTTGAACTGGTCTCAACTGGTGATGGGGGGGTCGCAG AGATGCCAGAGACGGCCGGTGAGACTGTGACATGTGGAGAGCACCAACCTCAACCACAGCGTGACAAGATCCaacagcctcctcctcctcctcctcctcctcctcctcctcctcagaccaGGAATGTGGTGTCACCGCCCGCCTCAGGACGTCAG TGCTGGAGCGCTATGGAAGGCATTAGgcagaagcagcagaggccgtcGGTGCTGCGCCAGGTTTCCCAAACAGCCTCCAGGCGACAGCACG TCGAGCGTCCGCAGATCAAAGGCCTACATCAGTGCTTTCTTCCCCTAGTGCATCCAGGTAACAGTGCAGCCGTCTCCATTTGCAAGGAAGAGGTGGATGCAGGCCATCTTCCCCCGTCCTCTTCGCCACACATGGGCTCCTCTGCCAGGCAAAGCCATCTCTTCTTCCCCCTGAGGAGAGACGGCCCAAAGCAGAGCTCCATCGAGGCCCGGCTTCACGATAG CCTCCCCGAGGGCGCCAGTGCTCTGTTTGTGAGAGGCCTCTGCCGCTGGCCGGGCTGTGAAGCGGTGTCTGAAGATTTCCCTAGTTTCTTAAA GCATCTCCACTCTGAGCACAGTCATGGTGACAGAAGCATCGCCCAGTGGAGGGTCCAGCAAGACCTCGTTCAGTGCATGGAGAGTCAG AAGGCAGCGTCCGAGTGGCCGTACAGCCTTCCTCTGTTCCTGCCGCAGCCTCCGGGAGCAGACGGAGACAGAGTGCAGCAATGGGGCGTTAAACAGCTGGAGGAGTTGTCCCAACATGGCTACAGAGCTGCTGGCTCTGTCCACCTTCTGCCAG ATTTGGTCCCCAGCATCGAATGTTACAAATACAACAACATCCGGCCTCCGTACACCTACGCCTACCTGATACGATGG TCCATCCTGGAGTCTCCGGACAAACAGCGCACTCTGAATGAGATTTACAACTGGTTCACTACCATGTTCTTCTACTTCAGACACAACACTGCTACCTGGAAG AATGCAGTGCGGCACAACCTCAGCCTACACAAGTGTTTTGTGCGCGtggagggaggaaagggagCTGTGTGGACGGTGGACGAGACGGAGTACCAGAGGAGGAAAGGCCAGAAGTATCACAG ggacTGCCCTGTGAAGTGGCTCAAGTCGTACTCCCATTACTGCCCGGAGGAGCCATGA
- the foxp3b gene encoding uncharacterized protein foxp3b isoform X8, whose product MNLRAVLNPQEESQQKLYIHLIFSLSCLCSLPSSRELLDNWGSPGLNIIQMKQEEKNRSLVELVSTGDGGVAEMPETAGETVTCGEHQPQPQRDKIQQPPPPPPPPPPPPQTRNVVSPPASGRQCWSAMEGIRQKQQRPSVLRQVSQTASRRQHVERPQIKGLHQCFLPLVHPGNSAAVSICKEEVDAGHLPPSSSPHMGSSARQSHLFFPLRRDGPKQSSIEARLHDRHLHSEHSHGDRSIAQWRVQQDLVQCMESQLILEKQKLLAMQLHLHLSEHKFTDLKAASEWPYSLPLFLPQPPGADGDRVQQWGVKQLEELSQHGYRAAGSVHLLPDLVPSIECYKYNNIRPPYTYAYLIRWSILESPDKQRTLNEIYNWFTTMFFYFRHNTATWKNAVRHNLSLHKCFVRVEGGKGAVWTVDETEYQRRKGQKYHRDCPVKWLKSYSHYCPEEP is encoded by the exons ATGAATCTGAGAGCGGTCCTGAACCCGCAGGAGGAGTCGCAACAGAAACTGTATATACATCTTATCTTTTCTCTGAGCTGCCTCTGCTCTTTGCCTTCTTCTCGAGAATTACTGGATAACTGGGGATCTCCGGGCCTaaatattattcaaatgaaacaagaggaaaaaaaccGCTCTCTGGTTGAACTGGTCTCAACTGGTGATGGGGGGGTCGCAG AGATGCCAGAGACGGCCGGTGAGACTGTGACATGTGGAGAGCACCAACCTCAACCACAGCGTGACAAGATCCaacagcctcctcctcctcctcctcctcctcctcctcctcctcagaccaGGAATGTGGTGTCACCGCCCGCCTCAGGACGTCAG TGCTGGAGCGCTATGGAAGGCATTAGgcagaagcagcagaggccgtcGGTGCTGCGCCAGGTTTCCCAAACAGCCTCCAGGCGACAGCACG TCGAGCGTCCGCAGATCAAAGGCCTACATCAGTGCTTTCTTCCCCTAGTGCATCCAGGTAACAGTGCAGCCGTCTCCATTTGCAAGGAAGAGGTGGATGCAGGCCATCTTCCCCCGTCCTCTTCGCCACACATGGGCTCCTCTGCCAGGCAAAGCCATCTCTTCTTCCCCCTGAGGAGAGACGGCCCAAAGCAGAGCTCCATCGAGGCCCGGCTTCACGATAG GCATCTCCACTCTGAGCACAGTCATGGTGACAGAAGCATCGCCCAGTGGAGGGTCCAGCAAGACCTCGTTCAGTGCATGGAGAGTCAG CTCATCCTGGAAAAACAGAAACTCTTGGCGATGCAGCTTCATCTGCACCTCTCTGAACACAAATTCACTGATTTG AAGGCAGCGTCCGAGTGGCCGTACAGCCTTCCTCTGTTCCTGCCGCAGCCTCCGGGAGCAGACGGAGACAGAGTGCAGCAATGGGGCGTTAAACAGCTGGAGGAGTTGTCCCAACATGGCTACAGAGCTGCTGGCTCTGTCCACCTTCTGCCAG ATTTGGTCCCCAGCATCGAATGTTACAAATACAACAACATCCGGCCTCCGTACACCTACGCCTACCTGATACGATGG TCCATCCTGGAGTCTCCGGACAAACAGCGCACTCTGAATGAGATTTACAACTGGTTCACTACCATGTTCTTCTACTTCAGACACAACACTGCTACCTGGAAG AATGCAGTGCGGCACAACCTCAGCCTACACAAGTGTTTTGTGCGCGtggagggaggaaagggagCTGTGTGGACGGTGGACGAGACGGAGTACCAGAGGAGGAAAGGCCAGAAGTATCACAG ggacTGCCCTGTGAAGTGGCTCAAGTCGTACTCCCATTACTGCCCGGAGGAGCCATGA
- the foxp3b gene encoding forkhead box protein P3 isoform X1 produces the protein MNLRAVLNPQEESQQKLYIHLIFSLSCLCSLPSSRELLDNWGSPGLNIIQMKQEEKNRSLVELVSTGDGGVAEMPETAGETVTCGEHQPQPQRDKIQQPPPPPPPPPPPPQTRNVVSPPASGRQCWSAMEGIRQKQQRPSVLRQVSQTASRRQHVERPQIKGLHQCFLPLVHPGNSAAVSICKEEVDAGHLPPSSSPHMGSSARQSHLFFPLRRDGPKQSSIEARLHDSLPEGASALFVRGLCRWPGCEAVSEDFPSFLKHLHSEHSHGDRSIAQWRVQQDLVQCMESQLILEKQKLLAMQLHLHLSEHKFTDLKAASEWPYSLPLFLPQPPGADGDRVQQWGVKQLEELSQHGYRAAGSVHLLPDLVPSIECYKYNNIRPPYTYAYLIRWSILESPDKQRTLNEIYNWFTTMFFYFRHNTATWKNAVRHNLSLHKCFVRVEGGKGAVWTVDETEYQRRKGQKYHRDCPVKWLKSYSHYCPEEP, from the exons ATGAATCTGAGAGCGGTCCTGAACCCGCAGGAGGAGTCGCAACAGAAACTGTATATACATCTTATCTTTTCTCTGAGCTGCCTCTGCTCTTTGCCTTCTTCTCGAGAATTACTGGATAACTGGGGATCTCCGGGCCTaaatattattcaaatgaaacaagaggaaaaaaaccGCTCTCTGGTTGAACTGGTCTCAACTGGTGATGGGGGGGTCGCAG AGATGCCAGAGACGGCCGGTGAGACTGTGACATGTGGAGAGCACCAACCTCAACCACAGCGTGACAAGATCCaacagcctcctcctcctcctcctcctcctcctcctcctcctcagaccaGGAATGTGGTGTCACCGCCCGCCTCAGGACGTCAG TGCTGGAGCGCTATGGAAGGCATTAGgcagaagcagcagaggccgtcGGTGCTGCGCCAGGTTTCCCAAACAGCCTCCAGGCGACAGCACG TCGAGCGTCCGCAGATCAAAGGCCTACATCAGTGCTTTCTTCCCCTAGTGCATCCAGGTAACAGTGCAGCCGTCTCCATTTGCAAGGAAGAGGTGGATGCAGGCCATCTTCCCCCGTCCTCTTCGCCACACATGGGCTCCTCTGCCAGGCAAAGCCATCTCTTCTTCCCCCTGAGGAGAGACGGCCCAAAGCAGAGCTCCATCGAGGCCCGGCTTCACGATAG CCTCCCCGAGGGCGCCAGTGCTCTGTTTGTGAGAGGCCTCTGCCGCTGGCCGGGCTGTGAAGCGGTGTCTGAAGATTTCCCTAGTTTCTTAAA GCATCTCCACTCTGAGCACAGTCATGGTGACAGAAGCATCGCCCAGTGGAGGGTCCAGCAAGACCTCGTTCAGTGCATGGAGAGTCAG CTCATCCTGGAAAAACAGAAACTCTTGGCGATGCAGCTTCATCTGCACCTCTCTGAACACAAATTCACTGATTTG AAGGCAGCGTCCGAGTGGCCGTACAGCCTTCCTCTGTTCCTGCCGCAGCCTCCGGGAGCAGACGGAGACAGAGTGCAGCAATGGGGCGTTAAACAGCTGGAGGAGTTGTCCCAACATGGCTACAGAGCTGCTGGCTCTGTCCACCTTCTGCCAG ATTTGGTCCCCAGCATCGAATGTTACAAATACAACAACATCCGGCCTCCGTACACCTACGCCTACCTGATACGATGG TCCATCCTGGAGTCTCCGGACAAACAGCGCACTCTGAATGAGATTTACAACTGGTTCACTACCATGTTCTTCTACTTCAGACACAACACTGCTACCTGGAAG AATGCAGTGCGGCACAACCTCAGCCTACACAAGTGTTTTGTGCGCGtggagggaggaaagggagCTGTGTGGACGGTGGACGAGACGGAGTACCAGAGGAGGAAAGGCCAGAAGTATCACAG ggacTGCCCTGTGAAGTGGCTCAAGTCGTACTCCCATTACTGCCCGGAGGAGCCATGA
- the foxp3b gene encoding forkhead box protein P3 isoform X2 translates to MNLRAVLNPQEESQQKLYIHLIFSLSCLCSLPSSRELLDNWGSPGLNIIQMKQEEKNRSLVELVSTGDGGVAEMPETAGETVTCGEHQPQPQRDKIQQPPPPPPPPPPPPQTRNVVSPPASGRQCWSAMEGIRQKQQRPSVLRQVSQTASRRQHVERPQIKGLHQCFLPLVHPGNSAAVSICKEEVDAGHLPPSSSPHMGSSARQSHLFFPLRRDGPKQSSIEARLHDSLPEGASALFVRGLCRWPGCEAVSEDFPSFLKHLHSEHSHGDRSIAQWRVQQDLVQCMESQLILEKQKLLAMQLHLHLSEHKFTDLAASEWPYSLPLFLPQPPGADGDRVQQWGVKQLEELSQHGYRAAGSVHLLPDLVPSIECYKYNNIRPPYTYAYLIRWSILESPDKQRTLNEIYNWFTTMFFYFRHNTATWKNAVRHNLSLHKCFVRVEGGKGAVWTVDETEYQRRKGQKYHRDCPVKWLKSYSHYCPEEP, encoded by the exons ATGAATCTGAGAGCGGTCCTGAACCCGCAGGAGGAGTCGCAACAGAAACTGTATATACATCTTATCTTTTCTCTGAGCTGCCTCTGCTCTTTGCCTTCTTCTCGAGAATTACTGGATAACTGGGGATCTCCGGGCCTaaatattattcaaatgaaacaagaggaaaaaaaccGCTCTCTGGTTGAACTGGTCTCAACTGGTGATGGGGGGGTCGCAG AGATGCCAGAGACGGCCGGTGAGACTGTGACATGTGGAGAGCACCAACCTCAACCACAGCGTGACAAGATCCaacagcctcctcctcctcctcctcctcctcctcctcctcctcagaccaGGAATGTGGTGTCACCGCCCGCCTCAGGACGTCAG TGCTGGAGCGCTATGGAAGGCATTAGgcagaagcagcagaggccgtcGGTGCTGCGCCAGGTTTCCCAAACAGCCTCCAGGCGACAGCACG TCGAGCGTCCGCAGATCAAAGGCCTACATCAGTGCTTTCTTCCCCTAGTGCATCCAGGTAACAGTGCAGCCGTCTCCATTTGCAAGGAAGAGGTGGATGCAGGCCATCTTCCCCCGTCCTCTTCGCCACACATGGGCTCCTCTGCCAGGCAAAGCCATCTCTTCTTCCCCCTGAGGAGAGACGGCCCAAAGCAGAGCTCCATCGAGGCCCGGCTTCACGATAG CCTCCCCGAGGGCGCCAGTGCTCTGTTTGTGAGAGGCCTCTGCCGCTGGCCGGGCTGTGAAGCGGTGTCTGAAGATTTCCCTAGTTTCTTAAA GCATCTCCACTCTGAGCACAGTCATGGTGACAGAAGCATCGCCCAGTGGAGGGTCCAGCAAGACCTCGTTCAGTGCATGGAGAGTCAG CTCATCCTGGAAAAACAGAAACTCTTGGCGATGCAGCTTCATCTGCACCTCTCTGAACACAAATTCACTGATTTG GCAGCGTCCGAGTGGCCGTACAGCCTTCCTCTGTTCCTGCCGCAGCCTCCGGGAGCAGACGGAGACAGAGTGCAGCAATGGGGCGTTAAACAGCTGGAGGAGTTGTCCCAACATGGCTACAGAGCTGCTGGCTCTGTCCACCTTCTGCCAG ATTTGGTCCCCAGCATCGAATGTTACAAATACAACAACATCCGGCCTCCGTACACCTACGCCTACCTGATACGATGG TCCATCCTGGAGTCTCCGGACAAACAGCGCACTCTGAATGAGATTTACAACTGGTTCACTACCATGTTCTTCTACTTCAGACACAACACTGCTACCTGGAAG AATGCAGTGCGGCACAACCTCAGCCTACACAAGTGTTTTGTGCGCGtggagggaggaaagggagCTGTGTGGACGGTGGACGAGACGGAGTACCAGAGGAGGAAAGGCCAGAAGTATCACAG ggacTGCCCTGTGAAGTGGCTCAAGTCGTACTCCCATTACTGCCCGGAGGAGCCATGA
- the foxp3b gene encoding forkhead box protein P3 isoform X5: MNLRAVLNPQEESQQKLYIHLIFSLSCLCSLPSSRELLDNWGSPGLNIIQMKQEEKNRSLVELVSTGDGGVAEMPETAGETVTCGEHQPQPQRDKIQQPPPPPPPPPPPPQTRNVVSPPASGRQCWSAMEGIRQKQQRPSVLRQVSQTASRRQHVHPGNSAAVSICKEEVDAGHLPPSSSPHMGSSARQSHLFFPLRRDGPKQSSIEARLHDSLPEGASALFVRGLCRWPGCEAVSEDFPSFLKHLHSEHSHGDRSIAQWRVQQDLVQCMESQLILEKQKLLAMQLHLHLSEHKFTDLAASEWPYSLPLFLPQPPGADGDRVQQWGVKQLEELSQHGYRAAGSVHLLPDLVPSIECYKYNNIRPPYTYAYLIRWSILESPDKQRTLNEIYNWFTTMFFYFRHNTATWKNAVRHNLSLHKCFVRVEGGKGAVWTVDETEYQRRKGQKYHRDCPVKWLKSYSHYCPEEP; the protein is encoded by the exons ATGAATCTGAGAGCGGTCCTGAACCCGCAGGAGGAGTCGCAACAGAAACTGTATATACATCTTATCTTTTCTCTGAGCTGCCTCTGCTCTTTGCCTTCTTCTCGAGAATTACTGGATAACTGGGGATCTCCGGGCCTaaatattattcaaatgaaacaagaggaaaaaaaccGCTCTCTGGTTGAACTGGTCTCAACTGGTGATGGGGGGGTCGCAG AGATGCCAGAGACGGCCGGTGAGACTGTGACATGTGGAGAGCACCAACCTCAACCACAGCGTGACAAGATCCaacagcctcctcctcctcctcctcctcctcctcctcctcctcagaccaGGAATGTGGTGTCACCGCCCGCCTCAGGACGTCAG TGCTGGAGCGCTATGGAAGGCATTAGgcagaagcagcagaggccgtcGGTGCTGCGCCAGGTTTCCCAAACAGCCTCCAGGCGACAGCACG TGCATCCAGGTAACAGTGCAGCCGTCTCCATTTGCAAGGAAGAGGTGGATGCAGGCCATCTTCCCCCGTCCTCTTCGCCACACATGGGCTCCTCTGCCAGGCAAAGCCATCTCTTCTTCCCCCTGAGGAGAGACGGCCCAAAGCAGAGCTCCATCGAGGCCCGGCTTCACGATAG CCTCCCCGAGGGCGCCAGTGCTCTGTTTGTGAGAGGCCTCTGCCGCTGGCCGGGCTGTGAAGCGGTGTCTGAAGATTTCCCTAGTTTCTTAAA GCATCTCCACTCTGAGCACAGTCATGGTGACAGAAGCATCGCCCAGTGGAGGGTCCAGCAAGACCTCGTTCAGTGCATGGAGAGTCAG CTCATCCTGGAAAAACAGAAACTCTTGGCGATGCAGCTTCATCTGCACCTCTCTGAACACAAATTCACTGATTTG GCAGCGTCCGAGTGGCCGTACAGCCTTCCTCTGTTCCTGCCGCAGCCTCCGGGAGCAGACGGAGACAGAGTGCAGCAATGGGGCGTTAAACAGCTGGAGGAGTTGTCCCAACATGGCTACAGAGCTGCTGGCTCTGTCCACCTTCTGCCAG ATTTGGTCCCCAGCATCGAATGTTACAAATACAACAACATCCGGCCTCCGTACACCTACGCCTACCTGATACGATGG TCCATCCTGGAGTCTCCGGACAAACAGCGCACTCTGAATGAGATTTACAACTGGTTCACTACCATGTTCTTCTACTTCAGACACAACACTGCTACCTGGAAG AATGCAGTGCGGCACAACCTCAGCCTACACAAGTGTTTTGTGCGCGtggagggaggaaagggagCTGTGTGGACGGTGGACGAGACGGAGTACCAGAGGAGGAAAGGCCAGAAGTATCACAG ggacTGCCCTGTGAAGTGGCTCAAGTCGTACTCCCATTACTGCCCGGAGGAGCCATGA
- the foxp3b gene encoding forkhead box protein P3 isoform X4: MNLRAVLNPQEESQQKLYIHLIFSLSCLCSLPSSRELLDNWGSPGLNIIQMKQEEKNRSLVELVSTGDGGVAEMPETAGETVTCGEHQPQPQRDKIQQPPPPPPPPPPPPQTRNVVSPPASGRQCWSAMEGIRQKQQRPSVLRQVSQTASRRQHVHPGNSAAVSICKEEVDAGHLPPSSSPHMGSSARQSHLFFPLRRDGPKQSSIEARLHDSLPEGASALFVRGLCRWPGCEAVSEDFPSFLKHLHSEHSHGDRSIAQWRVQQDLVQCMESQLILEKQKLLAMQLHLHLSEHKFTDLKAASEWPYSLPLFLPQPPGADGDRVQQWGVKQLEELSQHGYRAAGSVHLLPDLVPSIECYKYNNIRPPYTYAYLIRWSILESPDKQRTLNEIYNWFTTMFFYFRHNTATWKNAVRHNLSLHKCFVRVEGGKGAVWTVDETEYQRRKGQKYHRDCPVKWLKSYSHYCPEEP; the protein is encoded by the exons ATGAATCTGAGAGCGGTCCTGAACCCGCAGGAGGAGTCGCAACAGAAACTGTATATACATCTTATCTTTTCTCTGAGCTGCCTCTGCTCTTTGCCTTCTTCTCGAGAATTACTGGATAACTGGGGATCTCCGGGCCTaaatattattcaaatgaaacaagaggaaaaaaaccGCTCTCTGGTTGAACTGGTCTCAACTGGTGATGGGGGGGTCGCAG AGATGCCAGAGACGGCCGGTGAGACTGTGACATGTGGAGAGCACCAACCTCAACCACAGCGTGACAAGATCCaacagcctcctcctcctcctcctcctcctcctcctcctcctcagaccaGGAATGTGGTGTCACCGCCCGCCTCAGGACGTCAG TGCTGGAGCGCTATGGAAGGCATTAGgcagaagcagcagaggccgtcGGTGCTGCGCCAGGTTTCCCAAACAGCCTCCAGGCGACAGCACG TGCATCCAGGTAACAGTGCAGCCGTCTCCATTTGCAAGGAAGAGGTGGATGCAGGCCATCTTCCCCCGTCCTCTTCGCCACACATGGGCTCCTCTGCCAGGCAAAGCCATCTCTTCTTCCCCCTGAGGAGAGACGGCCCAAAGCAGAGCTCCATCGAGGCCCGGCTTCACGATAG CCTCCCCGAGGGCGCCAGTGCTCTGTTTGTGAGAGGCCTCTGCCGCTGGCCGGGCTGTGAAGCGGTGTCTGAAGATTTCCCTAGTTTCTTAAA GCATCTCCACTCTGAGCACAGTCATGGTGACAGAAGCATCGCCCAGTGGAGGGTCCAGCAAGACCTCGTTCAGTGCATGGAGAGTCAG CTCATCCTGGAAAAACAGAAACTCTTGGCGATGCAGCTTCATCTGCACCTCTCTGAACACAAATTCACTGATTTG AAGGCAGCGTCCGAGTGGCCGTACAGCCTTCCTCTGTTCCTGCCGCAGCCTCCGGGAGCAGACGGAGACAGAGTGCAGCAATGGGGCGTTAAACAGCTGGAGGAGTTGTCCCAACATGGCTACAGAGCTGCTGGCTCTGTCCACCTTCTGCCAG ATTTGGTCCCCAGCATCGAATGTTACAAATACAACAACATCCGGCCTCCGTACACCTACGCCTACCTGATACGATGG TCCATCCTGGAGTCTCCGGACAAACAGCGCACTCTGAATGAGATTTACAACTGGTTCACTACCATGTTCTTCTACTTCAGACACAACACTGCTACCTGGAAG AATGCAGTGCGGCACAACCTCAGCCTACACAAGTGTTTTGTGCGCGtggagggaggaaagggagCTGTGTGGACGGTGGACGAGACGGAGTACCAGAGGAGGAAAGGCCAGAAGTATCACAG ggacTGCCCTGTGAAGTGGCTCAAGTCGTACTCCCATTACTGCCCGGAGGAGCCATGA